One window of the Salvia miltiorrhiza cultivar Shanhuang (shh) chromosome 6, IMPLAD_Smil_shh, whole genome shotgun sequence genome contains the following:
- the LOC130987390 gene encoding inactive LRR receptor-like serine/threonine-protein kinase BIR2, translating into MNPRFPLLCLLLLPLLFSNSAAEDDVRCLREVRSSLTDPTDKLSSWNFANSSVGFICRFVGVSCWNDRENRLISLELRDFALAGGIPSSLQFCQSLQTLDLSGNSLSGPIPPEICKWLPYLTTLDLSRNALTGQIPEDLANCSYLNTLILDDNKLSGGIPYTFSNLQRLKKFSVANNDLSGRLPSFNYGGLELDFGGNSGLCGGPAGKCSGLSKKSLAIIIAAGVFGAAASLLLGFGLWWWYFAGSGKRRKRGYGIGGRDDGGGSSWAERLRAHKLTQVMLFQKPLVKVKLADLLTSTNNFSQENVIVSSRTGTTYKAVLPDGSALAIKRLSSCKIGEKQFRMEMNRLGQLRHPNLVPLLGFCLVEEEKLLVYKHLSNGTLGSTLVGSSSALDWPTRFRIALGAARGLAWLHHGCHPPILHQNISSNVVLLDEDFDARIMDFGLARLMESNESSFAYGDLGEVGYVAPEYSTTAVASLKGDVYSFGVVLLELTTGLKPLDVSTADELFKGNLVDWVSQLCGAGRIKDCIDTQLRGKGNDEDIVKFLKIACCCVVSRSKDRWSMYQVYESLKGMAEEHGFSEQYDEFPLLFGKQEPAAASPI; encoded by the coding sequence ATGAATCCCCGTTTCCCTCTCCTCTGTCTGCTGCTACTCCCTCTTCTCTTCTCCAACTCCGCCGCCGAGGATGACGTCAGGTGCCTGCGCGAGGTCAGGAGCTCGTTGACCGACCCCACCGATAAACTCAGCTCCTGGAACTTCGCCAACAGCTCCGTCGGCTTCATATGCCGATTCGTCGGCGTCTCGTGCTGGAACGACCGCGAGAACCGCCTCATCAGCCTCGAGCTCCGCGATTTCGCCCTCGCCGGAGGCATCCCCTCCTCCCTGCAGTTCTGCCAGAGTCTCCAAACCCTCGATCTCTCCGGCAACTCCCTCTCCGGTCCGATCCCTCCGGAAATATGCAAGTGGCTGCCGTATCTCACGACTCTCGACCTCTCGCGGAACGCTTTGACCGGTCAAATTCCGGAAGATCTCGCCAACTGCTCCTACTTGAACACTCTGATTTTGGATGATAACAAGCTTTCCGGCGGCATTCCCTACACATTCTCGAATCTGCAGCGATTGAAGAAGTTCTCCGTCGCGAATAACGATCTCTCGGGGAGGCTGCCCTCGTTTAATTACGGTGGATTGGAGCTCGATTTCGGCGGCAATAGCGGCCTCTGCGGCGGTCCGGCGGGGAAATGCAGTGGTCTGAGTAAGAAGAGCCTGGCGATTATCATTGCGGCGGGTGTTTTCGGCGCCGCTGCCTCGTTGCTGCTAGGGTTCGGCCTGTGGTGGTGGTACTTCGCGGGATCGGGGAAGAGGCGAAAGAGGGGCTACGGGATCGGAGGGAGAGACGATGGCGGTGGCAGTAGCTGGGCTGAGAGATTGAGAGCTCATAAGCTCACACAGGTGATGCTGTTCCAGAAGCCTTTGGTGAAGGTGAAGCTGGCGGATTTGTTGACATCGACGAACAATTTCAGCCAGGAGAACGTGATCGTGTCGAGCAGGACTGGGACAACGTACAAGGCTGTATTGCCGGATGGATCAGCGCTGGCTATCAAGCGGCTGAGCTCGTGTAAGATCGGGGAGAAGCAGTTTAGGATGGAGATGAATAGGTTGGGGCAGTTGAGGCACCCAAATTTGGTGCCATTGTTGGGCTTCTGCTTGGTGGAGGAAGAGAAGCTCTTGGTTTACAAGCATTTGTCGAATGGGACTCTTGGTTCTACCTTGGTTGGCAGCTCCAGCGCCTTAGATTGGCCGACTAGGTTTAGGATTGCATTGGGAGCTGCAAGAGGGCTTGCTTGGCTTCACCATGGCTGCCACCCTCCAATCTTGCACCAGAATATTAGCTCGAATGTGGTTCTGCTTGATGAGGATTTTGATGCTAGAATCATGGACTTCGGTTTGGCTAGGCTCATGGAGTCAAACGAGTCTAGTTTTGCATATGGGGATTTGGGTGAGGTTGGGTATGTTGCTCCGGAGTACTCAACCACGGCGGTTGCTTCTCTCAAAGGGGATGTTTATAGCTTCGGGGTCGTGCTTCTCGAGCTCACAACTGGTCTGAAACCTCTTGATGTTAGCACTGCTGATGAATTGTTTAAGGGTAATCTGGTGGACTGGGTGAGCCAGCTCTGTGGCGCAGGTAGGATTAAAGATTGCATCGACACACAGCTGCGTGGGAAGGGCAACGATGAGGACATTGTCAAGTTCTTGAAAATCGCTTGTTGTTGTGTGGTTTCTCGGTCCAAAGATCGGTGGTCGATGTATCAGGTTTATGAATCCCTCAAGGGAATGGCCGAGGAGCACGGTTTCTCGGAGCAGTACGATGAGTTTCCTCTGTTGTTTGGGAAACAAGAGCCCGCTGCCGCGAGTCCCATTTGA